The following proteins are co-located in the Salvelinus namaycush isolate Seneca chromosome 31, SaNama_1.0, whole genome shotgun sequence genome:
- the LOC120026088 gene encoding cyclin-dependent kinase 2-associated protein 1-like has product MSLGMSYKPNVHQHIPGTSGNQVGNIQSPSAANLATLQSYRPLVNDIYAPPSLGFSQGSSGSQLPQSKYSELLAIIEELGKEIRPTYAGSKSAMERLKRGIIHARGLVRECLAETERNARS; this is encoded by the exons ATGTCTCTGGGAATGTCTtacaaacccaatgtccaccagCACATTCCAGGAACTTCCGGGAACCAGG TTGGAAACATCCAGTCTCCGTCTGCAGCCAACTTGGCCACTTTGCAGTCCTACAGGCCGCTGGTGAATGACATTTACGCACCGCCCTCCTTGGGCTTCTCACAG GGATCCAGCGGCAGCCAGTTGCCCCAGAGTAAGTATTCAGAGCTGCTGGCCATCATCGAGGAGCTGGGGAAGGAGATCCGGCCCACCTACGCCGGCAGCAAGAGCGCCATGGAGAGACTAAAACGAG GTATCATCCATGCCAGGGGACTGGTGCGGGAGTGCTTGGCAGAGACTGAGAGAAATGCCAGGTCCTAG